The Saccharolobus shibatae B12 genomic interval AAACGGATCCCTAATTAATGGCTCTAATATGCTTGAATATAGTTTATCTCTTACGAAATGATAAATTGCGTATTCCTTTGGTACAGATATTCTTATCTTGCTTAGTATTTTATCTAAAACTTTCCTCATAAGTATTTCCTTTTCTTCAACAGTAGGTGGTGGCTCTAAGTCACTAATGGCTTTTGCGAATTTCTCTTCTATTTCTTCCATTTCTTTAGGTTTTGGCCTTGGAGGTTCAATTACTGTATATTGGTTGTAGCCGTCTTCTGCCTTTGTACTCTGAACATGGATGTAAATATATTTATCGACCTTATAAATTGCATTATAATTCTTACTACCTTTCAGTTTATTCGGGTCATCAATCATTACTGGTTTTTCCAGAAATCTAGATAAGTAATCTTCGACGAAGCTCATGGTTAAGCCCTCGATAGGGATAGTGGCACAACCTTAATTCCTAAAGCTGGGTCTATATCGAATGAAATAGCATCAGCTCCTTGTATACCACCTATTGTTTTAATTCTTTCTAGGACCTTTATTCTTCTTCCCCCTATGCTTGTTGCAGAAAGTTTAAAATAAACGTCAACTATACTTGTGATTCTACTCTTTAGTTCCTCATTAAATACATCTGGGTGGACGGTAAATAATATAAGCTTTCCTAGATCAACTAACACTCTAGCATCTTTCATAAATTGTAAAATTTGCTTTATTTCTGCGAACGTTGCTACTATTGACAAGCTATCAATAATAACGAAGTCCATGTTCTTCCTCTTTTTTATGAAGTCTATGATAACTTCAAGTATTTTATTCGCTAATGCCGAATTCCAATTAAATCTATTCGTATTTAACGGGGCAATTCCCAAGACACCTTTTAAGAAAAACGGTATCAGATTAATTTTTACATCTCTCATTTTTTTCAAATAGTCTTTGCTAGTTTGTTCTGTAGTTATTACATAACCCTTTTTCCCACCTATTAGTAGTCCATAACAAAATTGTGCAGATAGAACGCTTTTACCAGTTCCATGATCTCCCTCAATCATAATCAGTGCAGGGAATGGTATACCAGATAATCTTCTATCTAAATCTTCATTTCCAGTTTTTATTATCA includes:
- a CDS encoding ATPase domain-containing protein; amino-acid sequence: MEGCTVIIKTGNEDLDRRLSGIPFPALIMIEGDHGTGKSVLSAQFCYGLLIGGKKGYVITTEQTSKDYLKKMRDVKINLIPFFLKGVLGIAPLNTNRFNWNSALANKILEVIIDFIKKRKNMDFVIIDSLSIVATFAEIKQILQFMKDARVLVDLGKLILFTVHPDVFNEELKSRITSIVDVYFKLSATSIGGRRIKVLERIKTIGGIQGADAISFDIDPALGIKVVPLSLSRA